The genomic interval TTAGAAGAAGGTTGGCCAGAATTTGTGAAGCATTATTCCATAGAAACAGGCTATATGCTAACTTTTAGATATGATGGGAATTCTGAGATTTATGTTATCATATTTGGTACAAATAATGTAGAGATAGATTATCCCACTGCTCCTGTTAATTTTTGTAAGTCTAGCATCGACAATGGCAAACTCCGAGTTCCCAAGAGGGAAGTTATTGATAATGTTGACAGCTTTGAAATCTTGGATGATATCTCTTCTTGCCCCAAAACAGGAGTAAAATCTTCATGTTCTCAGCCTTCTAAGAGAATGAAAACAAATCCTCCAGGTAAAACTCAAGCAAACTATCTTGTTTGAAAGTTGTAGTAACATTATAGTGCAAAAGTAGGTGAGAATTAAATGATTCAATGAAGGAGCTCAAAGAATTCTAGACTAGAAGGCTTGTGAAGCAGCAActcttattataatttattgagaTCTTAATAGAACAATTTATGTtatgatattatattatatttgtttcATATTACACAGGAAAACTTGATTCACCTTCTAAGAGCAATGGAGATAGATTTGCTACTTATCCCACAAAAAAGATGACAAATGGGATTCGTAAAACTATGAAATCATTGACTCACAGTGAAAAGATTGTTGCTTTTCAGAGGACTAATGATTTCACATCTGAACACCCATTTTTCAAGACGATCATGCAACCATACTATATTCTTGGTAGGAATTTGGTAAGCTTCCTTTGTAAAATTGTTAGAGTCCTATACCAATACAATATTTGATAAATCTCACTTGTAGAAGAGTtgtaaaagttagtaaaatattaGAGTTAGCGGATATGCTTTCTTTGAGCAAATTGTAaaggtgtcgtttggtaacacttttgttttttatttttttaattacaaaatgaaagtaaaatttttgttttaaaaaataaaaatacgttctgtaaccacttttattttttaattttaaaaacagaaaacaaaagtgtgttatgtaaaatttatttttatttttattttttgattttatttaactcGGGTCTACGTCCGGGGTCAGATTCGGGTTCAGGTCAGAAgccgggttcagcgccagggctgtggggaggggatttgggtccgggtatggtcgtaatttaaaaaattgattaagaaaaaaaaaactgtttaaaaaaatattgaaagtaatgtatttttgttttaaaaattttgatttctaattataaaattgaaaagtaaaaacagttttatagaacatgttttaaaaaatattttcacttttctacttttaaaaacagaaaattgattaaaaaagtgttaacaaacgtcaccttttttttttttttttttttgtctctttTTAGAATTTGCTCTCATATCTTCTTAGTTTCCTTATTGCATTTTGTTTTGTTGTAGACCTTTCCACAAGTATTTGCACAGATGTACCTAAACAATTATAGATTCTGTGATGTAACCCTCAAAGTTCAAAATGAGAACAAAAGTTGGCGTTTGAAGTACACGTATACAGAACATAAGATTGCACAACCCAGGTTCCAAGGTGGTTGGCAATCATTTGTTGTGGACAATAATTTGAAAGTAGGTGATGTGTGTGTATTTGTTTTGCTTAACGCCACAGACAACATTTTGTTTGAAGTTGTAATTTTCCGTGCTGAAGAAAGCTCGAAAGATTCTGTAGGCACAAGTAAGTTatgatctcttttcttttgtctACTATTCTGTTTATTCGCAatattaaaattcatttttGTACACTTTTCTTGTGCACATTTTCAGCTTATAATGAAGTTGGAACACCTGGTTTTTTCAATAGTTCTTCTGAAAAACAAGAATTTGGGAAGCAATTTCCTTCGACTTTCGATGAGAGAGTTACAAGTACTGAAAAAGATAGCTCTTCTGAAAAGCAAGAATTTGGGAAGCAACTTCCTTCTACTTTCAATGAGAGAGTTAAAAGTATTGAAAAAGATGCTATTGAAAATGAAAATCCTTTCTTCAAGACTGTTATACAAACATCAAATAAGTGGCATGTGGTAAGAATCTCTACGAGCTCAATGACCTTATTCTAATTAAGAtggaacatatagtcatttggCATTGCATCTAATAATCTTCCTTCTTATCTTGGCAGCGTGTACCATTAGAGTTTGCTGACAAACACATCATTAAAGAAGGTGATATGGTTCTAGCAATTCCAAATGGTGGACAATGGCCTGCTCAATTCAAGAGGAGGACAAGCTATACAACTGGAAAATCTGCAGCTGTAATCTATGATGGTTGGAATGAATTCATGACAGAAAACGCTTTGGAAGTGGGTGATGTCTGTATATTCGAGCTTCTTAACAGAGCAGAAATTGTACTTTATGTTTCGATTGTCCGGGTTTCTGATTTTTTAAAACAAGAAAGGTCTCAAGGTCAGTTATGAAATTGTGTTTAGTTTTTGTGTGCTATTATTAATTGTAGTACTAAACCATTGAACTTCTACTTTGTGTTCAGTCAATAACTCTACAGAAGGTGAGAAGAAGCCAAAGGGAGATGTGAGGGTGAAAATTGAAACAGATTCATGAGATGCCAATATGTAAAGAAACTAGACCCTTTGAATGTATGTGTAAGCttggttagttgtaaataaGACTTGTTATCTATATTATATTTGAAGACATCTTTCCTATATAAGATGTGTAATTGTTGTTTTCAAGTATATTTGTCGCATGTAAAGTTATATAAAATCATTTTGTAGTATGTGTTGGTTTTTTTGAAAACCCCTAAAACTTCTCTTccataaaaaaattgtttgattGTTACTGTGCTTTCAATTTTCTGTGTTTTCTAGATTTTGCAGAGCATTCGTATGTATAAAATTACTTTACACAACAATGCTTCAAACGTGAGAAACAACACAACAATATTAACCAGCCACCACTAATTAATTACCAATACACTAAGGATTTGTTTGATACCTTTTTTTacattgtattatattgtatagtattatattgaattgtattttaataTACGTTAAGTGCTATTAATTTTGATGAGCATGTAAATATATAatcttttaatataaattaaaatttgatataatatCAAAAAACCCCCCACATTTATATTTGAATTTGTATGAGTGTGGGACATTATTTTAGTCTACTGACTCTACCCACATAAAGTCCAATTGACAAAGACACATTCTGACTGGTTCTTTTACCAAAGGCCAGTTGTCAAGCATTGGATAGAAAAGCTTAACCAAAAATGTTCTCTTTTCTATTAAATGAAACTGCTGTTTTCTAGTTCCTTTTGAATGTAGCTTAATTGTTAGCATTAAAGAATATTctgatttatatttttcattttcttttaatatgTATAGCTTTGATTATGGGCCATTTTTGTATGAAATGGGTTACCTGCAACAGCATGACCTTAGCTCAAGCCATATCCCATATGCAACTTTAGTGAAGCTttccattttctttctttctttctttctttagaTATGTGATAGTGCTTATTACTGCAATGAGCTTGGTGATCTGTCCCTCTCTATATTGATGAAGTAAAGTATATGCTATTTTCAGAATTAACTCTTTTTCTTGCTGAATAAAGTTTGTTTCTTTTTCTGTTGAAGCATGAGGTCCTTTTACTTTGACTTGCATTTTCTCTTAGCCACTCGGCCCACTACTCATTTTCTAATCTTTTTGAGGCTTATCAAGTAATACAAGTCACGTGGACCTGTAGGAGAAACTAGGCAGCAACCATTTTCATCTGGGACTTCTTACTTTCTGAAGATAACTCCTTAAGACTTCTTCAACTTGTAAGCATgcatctctctttttctcttaaccaagaagaagaaaaaaaatacttgttatcacttgatgtttcaatgcttctTCCTCTACTTCTACTTTGGCTTTTTTAACATGTTGTTTTTCTTTAAAGTGGAAATGGGGTATTAGAATTCAgcgaaaaaagaaaacaaaaaagtgaagaagaagaagaaaaaaaaaactacatatatagataaaaaaaaactgGGGAGTAGATTTGAAAGTGGCAATGCCATTTCTTTCTATTTGCATTTTTCTTGGATTTACTAGTCCTTCCTTTGCTTTCCTCTTATACTTCATGTTTTGAACAATCATACAGATTTCACATTCAAAGATTTGTTTTTCAAATgtcatttttgtttgtttgttttttcttttcattgggATTAGTGGCCTTTTGTGGTTCAAAGCCACAGGAATAGTCAAGAAATCTTTCTTTAAGCTTCACTATCATTTTAATTTGGTTTTTGGGTGCGTTTTAAACCTGAAAATCTCACTCATATAGTTTGTTTATGCACACTTATTGACCTACTGatttttactttatttgtaACAAAAACATCCTATATTACTAAGTAGTTGGGCCTGTATATCATTAGTCTATGGATTAGAAGTTCTGTTTATGTATTATACAAGATATTGGATTCTCAAGTATGCTATTCTCATGGTTTggtttataaatttgaaaagcAAAAGTATATATGATCTTTGTATATTGAAATCGtactcataaaataatattgtattttttgtgATAAGAAATCACAAACTACTTTAGCAGTCTGCGATCTTCATCTTATATAATCTTTACATATATTATTTCTATTATCTTTTCATTCTGCAGCAAGTGAGTTCCCCACAAATTTATAAGAAAATGTGGGGAAACTTTTATAATATACCTAAGCAAATTTGCATATAATAGCCCACATTTGTATTTGTATTTTGCTGTGCCTTTACCATACTAGTCTGAATGCAGCTTCATTTTAGCATCAAAGATaactttgaattttattttgtttaatagCTTTGATAATGGCtacattttgtttttgttggacttACTATGCATAGTCTTGATATATAAGTTGCCTCAGTCTCAAGCCAAAGCTTTTGATTTTGAAGGGGAAAGATGCTAAGTGAAAAGCCCACATTTTCATCGAGGAATCCACATTTTTTCAAGATAATTCTGACAGAAACTCTCAAGGAGAACAAAATTGTAAGCTTGCATGCATCTCTTACTGTTTTTCTTTATATGAAAAACATGTATGATACTCTTTTGACCAAACAGAGTGATGAACCTTTGACTGAAAAACATTAAATGTTAGGTAGTAGTACTACAACATGGGAGTTGTTCACATTGCTGGATTGTCATTTTTGTTCAAGAGAAAGAAAGTTATTTGTCGAAACCATCTATTGAAATTTTAGGAATGTGAATCTTATGCCGAGGGAAATTTATTGACATGGTAGTGATTGATTATCTCAAATTTATTCAAGgaaattctattttctttgcAGCGGGTTCCACAATATTTTGTGGAAAAATGTGGAGAAACTTTAACTGAAAGAGTGTCTGTTAAGCTTCCATGTGGTTCCAAATGGCCAATGAAGTTAGAAAATGACAATGGGAAGTTCTGGCTGCAAAACGGTTGGCCAGAGTTTATGAAGCATTATTCTCTTAAAAGAGGCCATATGCTAACTTTTAGATATGATGGGAATTCTGAGATTTATGCTGTCATATTTGATACAAATACAGTAGAGATAGATTATCCTTCTATCCCTGTTTGTGTTGATAAGTCTACTATCGATGGTGAAATCCGAGTTCCCAAGAGGGAAGTTATTGATGTTGTTGACAGCATTGAAATCTTGGATGATATCTCCCAATGCCACGAAACAGGACTAAAATCCTCATGTTCTCGGCCTTTTAAGAGAATGAAAACAAGCTATACAGGTaaacactcaaagcaacatattttgtttgaaaagtaCTAACGCCCATTATAGCGCAATAATAGTTGAGAATTCAATGATCAAAGGGAGCTCCAGGAATTCTAAGATAGACTAGAAGGCTTGTGAAATTACTCTTATAATAGTTTATAGAGTTCTAAATGAACTGATTTAAGTTACTATTTTTATGTTTCCTTCTGcaaatagggaaatttgattcaCCTAAGAAAAGTAAAGGGGATAAATCTGCTAATACCACCACAAAAAAGATGCCATATGGGATTCCTAAATATATGAAAACGTTGGATGAAAGCGAAAGAATTGCAGCTCTCAAGAGGTCTAATGGTTTCAAATCTGAATACCCATTTTTTAAGATGGTCATGCAACCATACTACCTCCTTGGTGGGAAACTGGCAAGTCTCATTATAAACTTGCTAAAAGCTCTATACCAATTCCATGTTTGCCAAATCCCATTTAGAATGTTTTGTTTTGTCATATCGCTTAGCTTCCTTGTTTCAATTTTGTTTTGTTACAGACATTTCCACGCATATTTGCAAAGAAACATCTCAGTGACAGATCATATAAGGTAACACTCAAAGTTCCAAATGAGAAGAAAACTTGGTCTGTAACATACACTTATAGAGAACATGAGAGGGCAAAACCCAGGTTCCAAGGTGGTTGGGCAAAATTTGTTCGGGAAAATAATTTAGAAGTAGGTGATGTCTGTGTGTTTGTTTTGATTAAGGAGACAAATATTTCATTTGAGGTAGTAATTTTTCGTGCTGGAGCAAGCTCAGAAGGTTCTGTGGACATAAGTAAGTTTTGATCCTTTTTCTTTTAACTACTTTTAACTAATTGTATAATGCCCATGATTacatctttttcttcttttatctCTTATACCTCTTTGTTTTTAGCTCATAATAGTTCTTCTGAGAAGCAAGAACATAGATGCAAATCAAGTCAGAGAACAGATCCACAGCTGGTTGAAAAACAACTTCCCTCGACTTTCCATGAGAGAGTCAAAGTTCTTGAGAAAGATGCTATTGAACATGAAAATACTTTATTCAAGATTGTTATACAACCATCAAACAAGCGGCTTGTGGTAAGTTTTTGTATAATCTAAATGACATTCTATATTCTCCAATTGAGAAGAAAGAAACATGTAACTATTTATAATCATTGCATCAAATTATCTCTCTTATTGTCTTTTCTTGGCAGTGTGTACCATTAGACATAGTTGAGAAATACATCAGGAATGAAGGTGATGCCATTCTTTCGATTCCAAATGGTAGACAATATTGGACTGCTCAATTTAAGATGATGAAGAGCTACATAGATGGGAATTGCAGAGCTATTATTTATAATGGTTGGAAAAAATTCATGGAGGACAACAATCTGGAAGTGGGTGATGTCTGTGTATTCGAACTTCTTAATGGGATCGAAATTTCATTTCAAGTGTTGATTGTCCGAGTTTCTGGCAATTTAAATCACCAAAGGCCTCAAGgtgagttatgattttttttttctttcttttaaaaCAGTGGTTGAGTACTCTATTAAGTTTAATTAGTATATTAGAATATGATTGTGAGTTGTAGTACTAAAGCATATTATTGCTACTCTTTACTTTGTGTTCAGCCAGTAACTCTGTAGAAGGTGAGAACAAGTCAAAGGAAGATGAGAGTGTGAAAATTGAAAGAGATGATGAGATGTGAAGATGTAATGAAACTGGGCCTTTGAAATGAATATACATATGTATAAACTTAGATTTGAAGATGACATGTCTCTTATATTAGATGTATAAACTGTAAActtaatattgtattttttttttaatatatacttgTCGCATTTAAGG from Cannabis sativa cultivar Pink pepper isolate KNU-18-1 chromosome 4, ASM2916894v1, whole genome shotgun sequence carries:
- the LOC115713000 gene encoding B3 domain-containing transcription factor VRN1, producing MLSEKPTFSSRNPHFFKIILTETLKENKIRVPQYFVEKCGETLTERVSVKLPCGSKWPMKLENDNGKFWLQNGWPEFMKHYSLKRGHMLTFRYDGNSEIYAVIFDTNTVEIDYPSIPVCVDKSTIDGEIRVPKREVIDVVDSIEILDDISQCHETGLKSSCSRPFKRMKTSYTGKFDSPKKSKGDKSANTTTKKMPYGIPKYMKTLDESERIAALKRSNGFKSEYPFFKMVMQPYYLLGGKLTFPRIFAKKHLSDRSYKVTLKVPNEKKTWSVTYTYREHERAKPRFQGGWAKFVRENNLEVGDVCVFVLIKETNISFEVVIFRAGASSEGSVDITHNSSSEKQEHRCKSSQRTDPQLVEKQLPSTFHERVKVLEKDAIEHENTLFKIVIQPSNKRLVCVPLDIVEKYIRNEGDAILSIPNGRQYWTAQFKMMKSYIDGNCRAIIYNGWKKFMEDNNLEVGDVCVFELLNGIEISFQVLIVRVSGNLNHQRPQASNSVEGENKSKEDESVKIERDDEM
- the LOC115712999 gene encoding B3 domain-containing transcription factor VRN1 → MLSSKNPQFFKIILEHTLNDNKLRVPPSFVKKCGEAFTESVFVKLPCGSKWKMKLENYKEKFWLEEGWPEFVKHYSIETGYMLTFRYDGNSEIYVIIFGTNNVEIDYPTAPVNFCKSSIDNGKLRVPKREVIDNVDSFEILDDISSCPKTGVKSSCSQPSKRMKTNPPGKLDSPSKSNGDRFATYPTKKMTNGIRKTMKSLTHSEKIVAFQRTNDFTSEHPFFKTIMQPYYILGRNLTFPQVFAQMYLNNYRFCDVTLKVQNENKSWRLKYTYTEHKIAQPRFQGGWQSFVVDNNLKVGDVCVFVLLNATDNILFEVVIFRAEESSKDSVGTTYNEVGTPGFFNSSSEKQEFGKQFPSTFDERVTSTEKDSSSEKQEFGKQLPSTFNERVKSIEKDAIENENPFFKTVIQTSNKWHVRVPLEFADKHIIKEGDMVLAIPNGGQWPAQFKRRTSYTTGKSAAVIYDGWNEFMTENALEVGDVCIFELLNRAEIVLYVSIVRVSDFLKQERSQVNNSTEGEKKPKGDVRVKIETDS